A part of Acidimicrobiales bacterium genomic DNA contains:
- a CDS encoding adenylate/guanylate cyclase domain-containing protein: MADALRAVADARVGEERRLVTALFADISGFTSLSEQLDAEELHGVIAPVISRLAAVAERYEGYIAKYAGDALLVFFGAPVLHEDDAARALLVALEMHEAIADKDSLPPAAAGLELHIGVNTGRVISGRYGGETRADYSILGDAVNMAQRLESVAPSGETYVGESTYLLTADDFDMESVGELTLKGKAQPVPAYRLLGRRQRADAAAPKQGIFGRDAELAEATAVLHALRDGRGGVLSVCGEPGIGKTRLVAEVRSRAEADGVRWLQTRCLSYGAGIAYWPYADLLRQLAGVRPEDPPATAAGRLDALLTGLPARARAFLGRLAGVAAADDDGLGDLAPESFRRGLHEAVEAWLSALAAEQPVALAVEDVHWADASSVELTTALAAASADHRLALVLTARPEGAATCAAVAGAASGPSATLTLQPLDEDDVRALLAATLDGPPPLDLVRAVVARTNGNPLFVEEITRSLVETGAVVRAGDRFAMRSNWDAAALPDTVERVLSSRMDVLPPTTASVLQTASVIGRVTRRSLLDAVVEAVDEVDDLDAELERLVAAGFLDVTESSGEQALAFHHALVQDAAYNRMLARRRRELH; encoded by the coding sequence GCCGAGGAGCTGCACGGCGTGATCGCCCCGGTCATCTCGCGGCTGGCCGCGGTGGCGGAGCGCTACGAGGGCTACATCGCCAAGTACGCCGGCGACGCCCTGCTCGTGTTCTTCGGCGCCCCCGTGCTGCACGAGGACGACGCCGCCCGCGCCCTGCTCGTCGCCTTGGAGATGCACGAGGCCATCGCCGACAAGGACAGCCTGCCGCCCGCGGCGGCGGGGCTGGAGCTGCACATCGGGGTGAACACGGGCCGGGTCATCTCCGGCCGATACGGCGGCGAGACACGGGCCGACTACTCGATCCTGGGCGACGCCGTGAACATGGCCCAGCGACTGGAGTCGGTGGCGCCGTCGGGCGAGACCTACGTGGGCGAGTCGACCTACCTGCTCACGGCCGACGACTTCGACATGGAGTCGGTGGGCGAGCTCACGCTCAAGGGCAAGGCGCAGCCGGTCCCCGCCTATCGTCTCCTCGGCCGCCGGCAGCGCGCCGATGCGGCCGCGCCCAAGCAGGGCATCTTCGGCCGCGACGCCGAGCTGGCCGAGGCCACTGCGGTGCTGCACGCGCTCCGAGACGGCCGCGGCGGGGTGCTGTCGGTGTGCGGCGAGCCCGGCATCGGCAAGACCCGTTTGGTGGCGGAGGTCCGCAGCCGGGCCGAGGCGGACGGGGTGCGGTGGCTCCAGACCCGGTGCCTCTCCTACGGCGCAGGGATCGCCTACTGGCCTTACGCCGACTTGCTCCGCCAACTGGCAGGCGTGCGTCCCGAGGACCCGCCCGCCACCGCTGCGGGTCGGCTCGACGCGCTCCTTACAGGGCTGCCCGCGCGAGCTCGGGCCTTCCTTGGCCGGCTGGCCGGCGTCGCTGCGGCCGACGACGACGGCTTGGGAGACCTGGCGCCCGAGTCCTTCCGCCGCGGCCTGCACGAGGCCGTGGAAGCGTGGCTGTCGGCACTGGCCGCCGAGCAGCCCGTCGCGCTCGCCGTCGAGGACGTGCACTGGGCCGACGCCTCGTCCGTCGAGCTGACCACGGCGCTGGCGGCGGCCTCGGCCGACCACCGGTTGGCGCTCGTGCTGACGGCACGGCCCGAGGGCGCCGCCACGTGCGCGGCGGTGGCCGGGGCGGCGAGCGGCCCGTCCGCGACCCTCACCCTGCAACCGCTGGACGAGGACGATGTCCGCGCCCTCCTGGCCGCCACCCTGGACGGACCGCCACCCCTCGACCTGGTGCGGGCGGTGGTGGCGCGCACCAACGGCAACCCGTTGTTCGTGGAGGAGATCACGCGCTCGCTCGTGGAGACGGGCGCCGTGGTCCGGGCCGGGGATCGCTTCGCCATGCGCTCCAACTGGGACGCCGCCGCCTTGCCCGACACGGTGGAGCGGGTGCTGTCCTCGCGCATGGACGTCCTGCCGCCCACAACCGCCTCGGTCCTGCAGACGGCGTCGGTCATCGGCCGCGTCACCCGGCGCTCGCTGCTCGACGCCGTGGTCGAGGCGGTTGACGAGGTGGACGACCTCGATGCCGAGCTCGAGCGGTTGGTGGCGGCCGGCTTCCTCGACGTCACCGAGTCGTCGGGCGAGCAGGCCTTGGCCTTCCACCACGCGCTCGTCCAGGACGCGGCCTACAACCGCATGCTCGCCCGACGCCGTCGCGAGCTCCATC